The Miscanthus floridulus cultivar M001 chromosome 7, ASM1932011v1, whole genome shotgun sequence genome includes a region encoding these proteins:
- the LOC136463878 gene encoding uncharacterized protein At4g06744-like, which produces MLNLRLPTQCLLLVLFSYVPEIVSGPAAHPVQPQKISQYSYFPNERLYHAYLVIQRFKSTITSDPKNITATWTDHDICGKTRYLGFYCATPTGQPEDLAVTGIIWNGYGLRAPRLRGFIDQLPDLAFFHAASNYFGSDIPRLNTLPYMYNLNVTDDLPAHPMAHADGYTTVGFNGPCIKGAINLIINVTMKPFKKGWGHISPSGGTNARAVLLNYNDLAGPLPEDIGFSKLSYLALANNKLTGPIPPSFGHLQDSLLEVLLLNNQLSGCLPHELGMFHKAAVIDAGMNQLTGPIPASFSCLSSVEQLNLAENHLYGQVPDAVCKLAGPAGRLANLTLSGNYFTSVGPACAELIKDGVLNVKNNCIPGLANQRRPAECAAFQSQPKTCPAASTQVTCPAAAAMDAAAPGERKVREYSSYVTYATLHD; this is translated from the coding sequence ATGCTGAATCTCCGTTTGCCAACCCAATGCCTCCTCTTGGTGCTCTTCTCCTATGTTCCAGAGATAGTTTCAGGTCCCGCGGCTCACCCAGTACAACCACAAAAGATAAGCCAATATTCATACTTCCCAAATGAGCGTCTCTACCATGCCTACCTCGTCATCCAGCGGTTCAAGAGCACCATTACTTCGGACCCGAAGAACATCACAGCCACTTGGACTGATCATGACATCTGCGGCAAAACAAGGTACCTTGGCTTCTATTGTGCCACACCAACTGGGCAACCTGAAGATCTCGCAGTCACGGGGATCATTTGGAATGGCTATGGCCTGCGTGCACCTAGGCTGCGGGGTTTCATCGACCAGCTGCCAGATCTCGCATTTTTccacgctgcctccaactacttCGGCAGCGACATCCCACGCCTCAATACTCTGCCATACATGTACAATCTCAATGTCACTGACGATCTTCCAGCTCATCCAATGGCCCATGCGGATGGATATACGACTGTAGGTTTTAATGGACCATGCATCAAGGGCGCCATTAATCTCATAATAAACGTCACTATGAAGCCCTTCAAGAAGGGATGGGGGCACATAAGTCCATCTGGTGGCACAAATGCTAGAGCTGTACTTCTCAACTACAACGACCTAGCAGGACCACTGCCGGAAGACATTGGCTTCTCCAAGTTGAGCTACCTCGCCCTGGCCAACAACAAGCTCACCGGGCCAATCCCACCATCGTTCGGCCACCTTCAAGACTCCCTCCTCGAGGtgctcctcctcaacaaccaGCTATCCGGCTGCCTCCCCCACGAGCTCGGCATGTTCCACAAGGCTGCCGTTATCGATGCCGGCATGAACCAGCTCACTGGCCCGATCCCTGCATCCTTCTCGTGCCTCAGCAGCGTCGAGCAGCTCAACCTTGCCGAGAACCATCTCTACGGTCAGGTGCCCGACGCGGTGTGCAAGCTTGCCGGTCCTGCCGGCCGCCTCGCCAATCTCACACTGTCCGGCAACTACTTCACCTCCGTCGGGCCGGCATGCGCGGAGCTCATCAAAGACGGCGTGCTGAACGTGAAGAACAACTGCATTCCGGGGCTCGCCAACCAGAGGAGACCAGCGGAGTGCGCGGCGTTCCAGAGCCAGCCAAAGACGTGCCCGGCGGCGAGCACCCAGGTGACATGCCCCGCCGCAGCTGCCATGGATGCGGCGGCGCCAGGGGAGAGGAAGGTCAGGGAGTACTCCAGCTACGTGACGTACGCTACTCTGCATGACTGA
- the LOC136463879 gene encoding uncharacterized protein At4g06744-like, protein MLNLRLPTQCLLLVLFSYVPAIVSGPAAHPVQPQKISQYSYFPNERLYHAYLVIQRFKSTITSDPKNITATWTDHDICGKTRYLGFYCATPTGQPEDLAVTGIIWNGYGLRAPRLRGFIDQLPDLAFFHAASNYFGSDIPRLNTLPYMYNLNVTDDLPAHPMAHADGYTTVGFNGPCIKGAINLIINVTMKPFKKGWGHISPSGGTNARAVLLNYNDLAGPLPEDIGFSKLSYLALANNKLTGPIPPSFGHLQDSLLEVLLLNNQLSGCLPHELGMFHKAAVIDAGMNQLTGPIPASFSCLSSVEQLNLAENHLYGQVPDAVCKLAGPAGRLANLTLSGNYFTSVGPACAELIKDGVLNVKNNCIPGLANQRRPAECAAFQSQPKTCPAASTQVTCPAAAAMDAAAPGERKVREYSSYVTYATLHD, encoded by the coding sequence ATGCTGAATCTCCGTTTGCCAACCCAATGCCTCCTCTTGGTGCTCTTCTCCTATGTTCCAGCGATAGTTTCAGGTCCCGCGGCTCACCCAGTACAACCACAAAAGATAAGCCAATATTCATACTTCCCAAATGAGCGTCTCTACCATGCCTACCTCGTCATCCAGCGGTTCAAGAGCACCATTACTTCGGACCCGAAGAACATCACAGCCACTTGGACTGATCATGACATCTGCGGCAAAACAAGGTACCTTGGCTTCTATTGTGCCACACCAACTGGGCAACCTGAAGATCTCGCAGTCACGGGGATCATTTGGAATGGCTATGGTCTGCGTGCACCTAGGCTGCGGGGTTTCATCGACCAGCTGCCAGATCTCGCATTTTTccacgctgcctccaactacttCGGCAGCGACATCCCACGCCTCAATACTCTGCCATACATGTACAATCTCAATGTCACTGACGATCTTCCAGCTCATCCAATGGCCCATGCGGATGGATATACGACTGTAGGTTTTAATGGACCATGCATCAAGGGCGCCATTAATCTCATAATAAACGTCACTATGAAGCCCTTCAAGAAGGGATGGGGGCACATAAGTCCATCTGGTGGCACAAATGCTAGAGCTGTACTTCTCAACTACAACGACCTAGCAGGACCACTGCCGGAAGACATTGGCTTCTCCAAGTTGAGCTACCTCGCCCTGGCCAACAACAAGCTCACCGGGCCAATCCCACCATCGTTCGGCCACCTTCAAGACTCCCTCCTCGAGGtgctcctcctcaacaaccaGCTATCCGGCTGCCTCCCCCACGAGCTCGGCATGTTCCACAAGGCTGCCGTTATCGATGCCGGCATGAACCAGCTCACTGGCCCGATCCCTGCATCCTTCTCGTGCCTCAGCAGCGTCGAGCAGCTCAACCTTGCCGAGAACCATCTCTACGGTCAGGTGCCCGACGCGGTGTGCAAGCTTGCCGGTCCTGCCGGCCGCCTCGCCAATCTCACACTGTCCGGCAACTACTTCACCTCCGTCGGGCCGGCATGCGCGGAGCTCATCAAAGACGGCGTGCTGAACGTGAAGAACAACTGCATTCCGGGGCTCGCCAACCAGAGGAGACCAGCGGAGTGCGCGGCGTTCCAGAGCCAGCCAAAGACGTGCCCGGCGGCGAGCACCCAGGTGACATGCCCCGCCGCAGCTGCCATGGATGCGGCGGCGCCAGGGGAGAGGAAGGTCAGGGAGTACTCCAGCTACGTGACGTACGCTACTCTGCATGACTGA